From Candoia aspera isolate rCanAsp1 chromosome 4, rCanAsp1.hap2, whole genome shotgun sequence, a single genomic window includes:
- the LOC134497677 gene encoding microtubule nucleation factor SSNA1-like, whose product MPEIPCRERKLVRIQPVEERTLSPQEGRVHRMTHQGAVLQGYNNELVKYMEDLCVQREEVDQQIGQLVEDKTKIQDEIEMLSKQLEYVCKSLAWKNATQKRLDKILAETGLAYEKILDSSRMLLSVLKTETDNLDKMIALKKQCSELP is encoded by the exons ATGCCGGAAATCCCCTGTCGTGAAAG GAAATTGGTGAGGATACAGCCAGTAGAAGAAAGGACACTGTCTCCCCAGGAGGGCAGAGTCCACAGGATGACCCACCAGGGAGCTGTTCTCCAGGGCTACAATAATGAACTTGTGAAGTATATGGAGGACTTATGCGTTCAGAGAGAAGAAGTAGACCAGCAAATTGGACAACTGGTAGAAGACAAGACTAAGATTCAGGATGAAATTGAGATGTTATCCAAACAACTGGAATATGTATGTAAAAGTTTGGCTTGGAAAAATGCCACACAAAAGAGGCTTGATAAAATTCTTGCTGAAACAGGACTCGCATATGAAAAGATTTTGGACAGTTCTAGAATGTTGCTGAGTGttttgaaaacagaaacagataatTTAGACAAAATGATAGCACTGAAAAAGCAGTGCAGTGAATTACCATGA